A single window of Pogoniulus pusillus isolate bPogPus1 chromosome 11, bPogPus1.pri, whole genome shotgun sequence DNA harbors:
- the RTKN gene encoding rhotekin isoform X7, whose amino-acid sequence MFCRNQRSRLTVARGSALEMEIRRGHCRLSVLADCPQEPEMQRKLERELRLREGALKLLGACSRPEQALEAAKGLLLCNARVLAYMAELQRRKEAQVLRRTARRPSDAGPMDERLPCRGTVCISDLRIPLMWKDTEYFRNKGELHRCAVFCLLQLGAEIHDTPMVLVDRTLTDICFESPVLFSEAGPDFELKVELYSAGLSGGGTQGSTPRKLATRLSTSLGRSSGKRVRAAMDGGPGSPPGNGGTGPLLLPAPNVPGPKFHLLAHAALSLAEVQDGFRTHDLAIASNEESSCWVPLYGSMCCRLAAQPRCMSTPVSTGFLQLQQGSEVQSGTRLYCVLRGTDLLCYRGPDEAEAGLEPALTIAINKETRIRSTEREGRGQPHGMAVTNRYGGEEVTHTLVAESRTEAQRWMEAFWQHFYDMSQWKQCCEELMRIEVPPPRRPPAMLPRQGSLYHEMALPGPAVPPPACEGLLLQDNAVSAEIRALLSTYYSDR is encoded by the exons ATGTTCTGCCGTAACCAGCGGAGCCGGCTGACAGTGGCCCGCGGCTCGGCGCTGGAGATGGAGATCCGCCGTGGGCACTGCCGGCTGAGCGTCCTGGCCGACTGCCCGCAG GAGCCGGAGATGCAGCGGAAGCTGGAGCGAGAGCTGCGGCTGCGGGAGGGAGCCCTGAAGCTGCTGGGGGCCTGCAGCCGGCCCGAGCAGGCGCTGGAGGCTGCcaaggggctgctgctctgcaacgCCCGAGTGCTGGCATACATGGCGGAGCTGCAGCGCAGGAAGGAGGCGCAGGTGCTGCGGCGGACGGCCCGGCG CCCCTCAGATGCTGGACCCATGGATGAGCGCCTGCCGTGCCGGGGCACTGTCTGCATCTCAG ACCTGCGCATCCCACTGATGTGGAAGGACACGGAGTACTTCAGGAACAAGGGAG AGCTGCACCGCTGCGCTgtgttctgcctgctgcagctgggggccGAGATCCATGACACCCCcatggtgctggtggacaggacCCTCACCGACATCTGCTTCGAGAGCCCTGTCCTCTT CTCAGAGGCCGGCCCCGACTTTGAGCTGAAGGTTGAGCTGTACAGCGCAGGGCTGTCGGGGGGGGGCACGCAAGGCAGCACCCCCCGGAAACTGGCCACCCgcctcagcacctccctgggccgcTCCTCCGGCAAGCGGGTGCGGGCTGCCATGGACGGGGGGCCCGGCAGCCCCCCCGGCAACGGTGGCACTGGgcctcttctgctgccagctcccaacGTGCC TGGCCCCAAGTTCCATCTCCTGGCCCAtgctgccctgtccctggcCGAAGTGCAGGATGGGTTCCGCACCCACGACCTGGCCATCGCCAGCAACG AGGAGAGCTCCTGCTGGGTGCCCCTGTATGGCAGCATGTGCTGCCGCCTGGCTGCCCAGCCTCGCTGCATGTCCACCCCCGTCAGCACCGgcttcctccagctccag caggggtcaGAGGTGCAGAGTGGAACCCGCCTGTACTGCGTCCTGCGTGGCACTGATCTCCTCTGCTACCGTGGCCCTGACGAGGCTGAAGCTGGGCTGGAGCCAGCCCTCACCATTGCCATCAACAAA GAGACCCGGATCCGGTCGACGGAGCGGGAGGGGCGCGGGCAGCCCCATGGCATGGCCGTCACCAACCGGTACGGCGGTGAGGAGGTGACTCACACACTGGTGGCCGAGAGCCGGACAGAGGCACAGAGGTGGATGGAGGCCTTCTGGCAGCACTTCTATGACATGA GCCAGTGGAAGCAGTGCTGTGAGGAGCTGATGCGTATTGAGGTGCCGCCACCACGCCGCCCCCCCGCCATGCTGCCACGCCAGGGCTCGCTCTACCATGAGATGG CCCTGCCGGGCCCGGCTGTGCCCCCTCCGGCCTGcgaggggctcctgctgcaggataACGCTGTCTCGGCCGAGATCCGGGCGCTGCTTTCCACCTATTACAGCGACAGGTGA